The sequence CACACGGATCACTGGTGTTGATGAACCCCAATCGCATTAACTTATTTCTATGCTAGATGACATCACTGAACGTGATTGATTGCTTTGTGGACCTTAAAATCACGACGCACAAGAATGGAACTCGTTTATTTGTGATCAATGAGTTCCTCGTAACAACGTggattgtttttgtttttgcttttgttttattAGTATGTTTTATTAGTATATGAAACCCTGAGCAGGGGTCAAACTTGTAGattctactttttttttttgaatagcgaaccaaatcaaatcattaatatttaaaaacaaaGTTTGTATTTCGGTATTGTATTGTTTGGCATTTTGATATCTTCCAGATgaaacatttttattatttaaaaacacGGTCCGAGTCAATTAAATTATTGTACGTCCAAATACATCTAAATAGTAAATATCATAAAATGTTGACTCAATAAAGAAAGTTTCATTATCATTAAGTAATTATTtctgtaaaataatttttatatatacagGAGTCGGTTTATTTTAGTTCTAATCTAGTCTAGTGATAtaaattttcttttcttgtAAATGTAAAATAATTAGTGTATCGAAAAATAATCGCCAAAATAATCGTCGACAGCAGGGTTCGAACCTGCGCGGGCAGAGCCCAACAGATTTCAAGTCTGTCTCCTTAACCACTCGGACATATCGACCTTATTTGAGGTAGGCTAATGCTGTATTAAATTTATACATTATTTAAGCCTGTGGTTTATCTAGGGTTTAAAATTTCGCTCAATCAACTCTAAAATCCCGAAAGAGTTTTGAGAATCAGACCAGGATACAGAACGATAGGATGTTGTATATTATAGGATTAGGTTTAGGGGACGAGAAAGACATCACCTTGAGAGGGCTTGAAGCAATAAAGAAATGTAGCAAAGTGTACATTGAGGCATATActtctcttctctcctttggtCTCACATCCGACGGCCTCTCAAGTCTGGTGGGTCTCTTTTTTCTcgatttgattgagtttttacgtaataaattttgaatcttggAGTATCCGCAGGAAAATTGTTATGGGAGATCGATTATAGTCGCGGATAGGGAAATGGTCGAGGAAAAGGCGGATGTTATTCTGTTAGAAGCTCAGTCTTCCGATGTGGCGTTTTTGGTGGTCGGCGATCCTTTTGGGTAATTATGTTTTTTGAACTCGTTTTGATTACTtgacttatttatttattttttcaaatcgGAATGAATCCTATATATTTAAGATTTGGTTAATGCATGGTGAATTTTGTTTGTGTTGTGAACCTTTTCTGGATGACTGGAAATTTATTCTACATAAAAGTTGCATCTTGGTATCCTACATTGGCGGTGTTGAAATATGTTGGTGGTTGTGAAATTTCATGCAGTGCCACAACTCATACTGATCTTGTTGTTCGAGCCAAGAAGTTGGAGGTAGATGTTAAGGTGGTTCACAATGCTTCAGTGATGAATGCTATTGGAGTCTGTGGCCTACAGCTCTATCGGTATGGGGAGACAGTTTCCATACCCTTTTTCACTGATACCTGGAGGCCTGATAGTTTTTATGAGAAAATTAAAAGAAATCGAACACTTGGTTTGCATACGCTCTGCTTATTAGGTACACTTAATAGTCTTGTATTGCTGTTGTGCAGAAAGTTTATAGCTTATACAATTGCTCTGATGCTCTATTTTCCAGAAAAAAAGGATTCTGGTCTTGTGTTCTTAATTGTGAATAACTCAATACCATTCTCTTATTATTTGCAGACATTCGAGTGAAGGAACCATCCATAGAATCATTATGCAGGTTAGAGATAAATTTAtgttgttccatactaaaagaAGATACCTTTTTATTTAtgtatatttcattgttctttaaTAGCACAATTTTGAATGCAATCATTATTCAGCTGGATTATCATATACTTCTATCTCTCGTTATATTTCAGAGGTAAAAAAGTGTACGAGCCACCAAGGTTTATGACTGTAAACACTGCAATTGAGCAGCTCTTGGAGGTGGGACAAAATCACCCAGAATCTGGTATGTTCCCGAACACTTGCCACGTGATCTTTTTACTTCCCGTGAAATTTGATGAATCACTACTTTGAATAATTTAATCTGGTAATGCTTCGGTCTCAAATTGCAGTGTACAATGAAGACACTTCTTGTGTTGGATTAGCACGAGTAGGCTGCGAAGATCAGGTTATAGTTGCAGGATCCATGAAACAACTTTTGACTCAAGATTTTGGGCCTCCTCTACATTGCCTTGTTATCGTAGGGGAAACTCATCCGTTGGAGGAAGAAATGCTCGAATTCTACAGATTCAACAAAAGTTTGAAACAAACATAATTTTTTGGCAGCAATGGTGGTACATTTTGTTTTGTTGTACACGTGATGATATTTTTCTTTTACTATCTGAATCGATTGTAATCCCCTTGCCCCCTTGTTATTTTGTTAGAAACAATAGTTTCGTTCCTTTTTTTGTGGTTGGAATTCTGAATCATATTAATTTTGTGAGTATCCGACCATAAGTtacaattttgaattttttaattgCCATATCACCATAATTCGTTCGGTTTATGTTATTGCCAGATGTGACTCCTTTAAAAAGGAAACATTACATGAACAACCATCCATGTCTCTCTAATTTTACGAAATAGCCAAGGTATAAGGGAACTAAATTGACAAAATCAGTTTCTTGCACCCTGAGCAAGGGCTTCTTTAGCAAGGTGAAGTCGAACTTACAACCTCCTTGATTCAATGGTCAAGTTCCGATCTTATGAGGCATAAACATTTTAAATTCTCATGCTTCATTAATGTAACAGACCATTTATATGACGCATAATAATTAACATATATAATGATTCATTATATAAATATCTGATCGGTATTAAAGGACAAAGGTAGTTGTAATAAGTTTATGATGGGTCTTGTATAGAATTCTACCTCAAGTTTCCAGAaccattaaattaaaatatgtgaGAAAAGACAGTGCTCCACCAAGGGCAACAACATTGGGCATTCTTGtcatttgatggattttcatGCATGAAATTGGGAGGAAGGAATTATCGTACATGTGTCGGTGCCCTGTTCTGTCCAGAAAACAATCCCATCTTTCTCTCAGACCTCAACGCCATCAGATCTTTCATGTTCACGTTTCGGTTTTTCTCATCTTATCCTGTCAAACCTTGTCAAGATTCCATTTTTTTTCCTCGAAAATTTCTTGAAGATTCCTCGTGATAAAACCCTCCTGTATTTTACCTCCCCGAAGGCAATGCTGGGCATTGCATGTGTTTCCTTGTAACTTTTGTTTACTGTATTTTCAAGAATTTGGTGCAAGATTAACCTGCTAATCCTCGCATGTTTGGATCCACTCAGCTGAAGCGGCATTCGTTATCAGATTCATGCGGGAGAAAGCTCCTCAAGCTTATATTTTTCCTTGATTTCTTCAAAAGGATGGAGGACAAAAGGCGTTCCGGAGGGTGGTGCGGTTGGTTTTTGGTACTCTTAGTTTTCGGGGCAATTGGGTTTGCGATTTTCGTAACCGTGACACAGAATATCTACGAATCAGAACCTGATGCCGCCCCTGTTCCCGGCCATCCTGGTGCTATTATAAAGAAATATGCTGATGCTCTAGGAATTGCTATGCAGTTTTTCGACGTTCAAAAATGTACGTTCCCATCGTTCCGTTTTGCTTTCGAATTTTTATATCACTGGACGTGTGTGTTTGCTTTCGAATTTTTATATCACTGGACGTGTGTTTGTATTGATGTTATGGTGACAAGGATCGAGCCCAAAATTAAGTTGAAGCAAGCTTCAGAAAGATTATATTATGCATGAGATTTGCTTTTTTACTGGTATGCTGATGTAATGTTTAGTTCTTGAATGTTGTTTTAGCTGTTAAGTTA comes from Henckelia pumila isolate YLH828 chromosome 4, ASM3356847v2, whole genome shotgun sequence and encodes:
- the LOC140863224 gene encoding probable diphthine methyl ester synthase, which translates into the protein MLYIIGLGLGDEKDITLRGLEAIKKCSKVYIEAYTSLLSFGLTSDGLSSLENCYGRSIIVADREMVEEKADVILLEAQSSDVAFLVVGDPFGATTHTDLVVRAKKLEVDVKVVHNASVMNAIGVCGLQLYRYGETVSIPFFTDTWRPDSFYEKIKRNRTLGLHTLCLLDIRVKEPSIESLCRGKKVYEPPRFMTVNTAIEQLLEVGQNHPESVYNEDTSCVGLARVGCEDQVIVAGSMKQLLTQDFGPPLHCLVIVGETHPLEEEMLEFYRFNKSLKQT